The following coding sequences are from one Anabas testudineus chromosome 16, fAnaTes1.2, whole genome shotgun sequence window:
- the si:dkey-11p23.7 gene encoding V-set and Ig domain-containing protein — translation MEFVCSTLSLLSLIAGLSSGDDGWSMNVHPEVRAMQGYPVVLPCTFSHPQHSQHSSLQVLWRLGHGQGATVLYRCTSRAGAPTCEPGPQQDQRYRLEGNPREHDLSLRINSATLQDSGRYYCRVEVQGKEHISFEDKMGTRLRVEAPPKILALSVEGTEQSGYRALCRVQGSPLPDVQWLGPDDLLEEGSLLGPLAQGSPVHYHTVSQLRDVEPGQQYTCSTSNPLGKEQATLYVLPPRPPLSVAAASPPLLLLLSVSVGAKVLLLVGMGVWMVQDGAPQGASCWSK, via the exons ATGGAGTTCGTCTGCAGCACTTTGAGTCTCCTGTCTCTTATAGCAG GTCTGAGTTCTGGAGACGACGGCTGGTCCATGAATGTGCACCCAGAGGTACGAGCCATGCAGGGTTACCCAGTGGTGCTGCCCTGCACCTTCAGCCACCCGCAGCATTCCCAGCATTCCTCCCTCCAGGTGCTGTGGCGCCTGGGCCACGGTCAGGGCGCCACCGTCTTGTACCGCTGCACTAGCAGGGCTGGGGCCCCTACCTGTGAGCCGGGGCCCCAGCAGGACCAGCGCTACCGGCTTGAGGGTAACCCGAGGGAGCACGACCTGTCGTTGCGCATTAACAGCGCGACCCTGCAAGACAGTGGACGCTACTACTGCAGGGTGGAGGTTCAAGGAAAAGAACACATCAGCTTCGAGGACAAGATGGGAACCAGGCTGAGAGTCGAGG ctcctccaaaGATCCTGGCTCTATCAGTGGAGGGCACTGAGCAGTCTGGTTACAGGGCTCTGTGTCGGGTCCAGGGCTCCCCGCTGCCAGACGTGCAGTGGCTCGGCCCGGACGACCTGCTGGAGGAAGGTTCACTGCTCGGGCCGCTTGCTCAGGGCTCCCCGGTTCACTATCACACTGTCAGCCAGCTGAGAGACGTGGAGCCGGGTCAGCAGTACACCTGCAGCACCTCCAACCCTCTGGGCAAGGAGCAGGCTACCCTGTACGTCCTGCCCCCCCGACCCCCGCTGTCCGTGGCCGCGGCCTCACCtccactgctgcttctcctgtCTGTGTCCGTGGGGGCAAAAGTCCTCCTGCTGGTGGGGATGGGGGTGTGGATGGTGCAGGATGGCGCTCCGCAGGGAGCCAGCTGCTGGTCGAAGTAA